Proteins encoded in a region of the Raphanus sativus cultivar WK10039 chromosome 8, ASM80110v3, whole genome shotgun sequence genome:
- the LOC108820816 gene encoding peroxidase 66, with amino-acid sequence MAFSKRLIFSMIFTVFAILEPSEAALDAHYYDQSCPVAEKIILETVKNATLYDPKVPARLLRMFFHDCFIRGCDASILLDSSKSTQAEKDGPPNISVRSFYVIEDAKRKLEKVCPRTVSCADVIAIAARDVVTLSGGPYWNVLKGRKDGTISRASETINLPAPTFNVSQLIQSFAARGLSVKDMVTLSGGHTIGFSHCSSFEARLQNFSKFHDVDPSMNFAFAQSLKKKCPRSSNRGKNAGTMLDSTATVFDNDYYKQILSGKGVFGSDQALLGDSRTKWIVETFARDQMAFFREFATSMVKLGNFGVKETGQVRINSRFVN; translated from the exons ATGGCATTCTCGAAGAGACTCATTTTCTCGATGATCTTTACAGTTTTTGCGATACTTGAGCCATCAGAAGCTGCTCTTGATGCTCATTACTATGATCAATCGTGCCCCGTTGCAGAAAAAATCATACTCGAAACTGTTAAGAACGCTACTTTGTATGATCCTAAAGTGCCCGCTCGTCTCCTCAGAATGTTCTTCCACGACTGCTTCATCAGG GGGTGTGATGCGTCGATTCTACTAGATTCGTCTAAGTCAACCCAAGCTGAGAAGGATGGTCCTCCAAACATTTCGGTTCGGTCATTTTACGTCATCGAAGATGCTAAGAGAAAGCTCGAAAAGGTGTGTCCTCGTACTGTCTCTTGTGCCGATGTAATCGCCATAGCAGCCAGAGATGTTGTCACCCTG TCTGGTGGTCCTTACTGGAACGTGCTAAAAGGGCGAAAAGACGGGACTATTTCACGAGCCAGTGAGACTATCAATCTCCCAGCGCCCACGTTCAATGTTTCACAACTGATCCAAAGCTTTGCGGCAAGAGGCTTATCGGTGAAAGACATGGTTACACTCTCAGGCGGCCACACGATAGGATTCTCTCATTGTTCATCTTTCGAGGCCCGTCTTCAAAACTTCAGCAAATTCCATGACGTTGATCCTTCCATGAACTTTGCTTTTGCACaaagtttgaaaaagaaatgccctagatctagcaaccGAGGCAAGAACGCAGGGACAATGTTGGACTCCACGGCCACGGTTTTTGATAATGATTATTACAAGCAGATCTTGTCAGGGAAAGGAGTGTTTGGGTCTGATCAGGCGCTTCTAGGTGATTCCCGTACCAAGTGGATTGTTGAGACGTTTGCTCGAGACCAAATGGCCTTCTTCAGGGAGTTTGCAACTTCCATGGTGAAACTTGGAAACTTTGGAGTCAAGGAGACAGGACAAGTCAGAATTAACTCTCGCTTTGTTAATTAG